The segment CGTGCTGATCTACGGTGCAGTCAGGTACTTCGAGGGGAGCGCACCGGCGGATGAACTGGCCGCAATACTCGCCCTCCCGATGCAGGTAATTGTCCCGCTTGCGGCGCTGATCGTGGGCTACATGGCGATCGTCGGCGAGCGTCGCTCGGGCAGTATCAAGATTCTGCTGAGTCTTCCGCCGACGCGCGAGGACGTCGTCGCCGGAAAGCTTCTCGGACGAGCGGGTGTCGTCGCGACCGCCGTCCTTGCTGCGTTCGCCGTTGCGCTGGTGCTCGGCCTGGTGCTGTTCGGCGAGGTAGCGGTCGGTGAGCTGTTCGGCCTCGCCGTCGCGACCCTGTTACTTGGGTTTGCTTTCGTCGGCATCGCGGTCGGCTTCTCGGCCGCCGTGGCGTCTCGCGGGCGTGCAATGGCTGGCGTCGTCGGGACGTATCTGGTCTTTCTGGGCTTCTGGGACGTCCTCGTCGGCGGCATCTACCGGCTCGCGACCGGCGCGTTCCCGCCGGGGATCATTCCGATGGACGGCCGGATCGAGCCGTGGGCGCTTGCGCTCCAGCGACTCAATCCGATGGAAGCCTACGGCGTCGTCGCCTCCGGGCTGATGGACCAGCAAGTGTTTCCGCTGACCCTGCAGTTCCCGATCGGCGTCAACGTCGTCGGGAACGAACCGCTCGAAGACGTCGTGATCGGGGAGGTTCCCTTTTACCTCTCGGAGTGGTTCTCGGCGGTCGTGTTGCTCGCCTGGTTCGTCGTCCCCGTCGCGCTGGGCTATCTCCGATTTAGAAACGCGGATCTGGGCTGAGGGCGACGCTTAAGTTTCTGTACTCCTGCGCTCCAGTATGGTGACGAAACGTGCGCTCGGAATCAGTCTCCTCCTGCTCGGTCTCGCTTTTGTCGGCGTGTTCCATGCCGTCGCGTCGCTGGCGTTCGACAGCGGGGTGGGCTGGATCGGGATCGGTCTCGCAGCGATATCGCTGCTGGGGATCGTACTGGTCAACACCGGCGGGGGATCGACGAACCGCTAGGCGAGCCGCAGGACCTGTGCGTGTAGCGTCGACTCCAGTTCGAGGACGTTTGCCTCGTCGACGTAGCCGTGCTCGATTGCCAGCTCGACCGCCTCGGTCCCGACGATATTGGCGATCGTCGCCCGCGATAGGCTGTCGACGACCTCGTCCTCGCCGACGTCTTCACCCCCGTAGAACTCCTCGGTGACGGTCAACGAAATATCGCCGTTCTCGTAGGTCTCGCCGAGCGTCTCCGGATCGCAGACGGTGACGAGCAGCCCCTTCTCGGTCGTGCGCTCGCTGACGATCACTGCCCGAGCTCCTCGCCGACCATCTCCTCTTCGGCCTGTCGGCGCATGTCCTCGGCCTCCTCTGCGATCTCTTCGGCTTCGTCGTACTCGCCTAACTCTTCGAGCGCGCGGGCTTTCTCTTCGAGCGTGACCTGATTGCGCATCCCCAGCCTGATGGCGTTATCGAGCGCGTTCAGGGCATCCTCGGCGAGACCGCGTTCGAGCAGGAGAAAGCCGCGGTTGTACCAGGCTTCGGCAAACCGCTGGTCGATCTCGACAGCGCGTTCGGCGTGTTCGAGCGCCTGCTCGCTCCGGCCGGACTCCCAGAGCGCGTACGCGAGGTTCGTCTCGGCGGTTGCAGCGTGTTCGCTGTCGCCGTCCATCGAGATTGCCTCCTGATACGCGCCCATCGCGGCGTCCCACTCCTCGAGTTCAGCGTGGGCAACCCCCTTGTTGACCCACGACTCCTGTTCGATCAGTTCGTCCTCGGCGAAGCGGGCTGCTCGCTCGAAGGTCTCCGTTGCCTGCTCGTAGCGGTTGATCCCCATGTAGTTCAGCCCGACATCGAGTAAGGCGTTCGCGTCGACCGCATCGTTCGCTGTCGTCTCCTCGTCGAGCAGGTCCGGGATCACACGGGAGTCGACAGGGTCGACTTTGTCCGGATCGATGTCGAGTTCGGGCGGATCGAGATCGAACTCGTCGTACTCCCCGGAGAAGCCCTGCCCTTCGGAGAACTCGTGGTCCTCTTTGGGGTCGTCGGCTGGATCAGTCATGCCCGATAGTTCGACTGGGGCGGTGTTAAGGCCTGCGTTGGCGGCTTCTCGCTTTGCCCGGTCAGGCCGGAGATCGCTCTCGACGATCGCCCGGTCCCATGACCTGCCTTTTTGATCCACCGACGCTTCGGTACGCCCATGAGCAAGCGACTGTTCGTGAGCGTCGACCTGCCCGACGAACTCGCCGACGAGGTCGCGGCAGTTCAAGAGGAGTTCCGCGAGGCGAGCGGGCTCCGGTTCACTGACCCCGAACAGGCCCACCTCACGCTCTTTTTCCTCGGCGACGTCGCCCCCGATCGCGTGACAACGGTGGAGTCGGCCCTCACCGAGGCAGTCGAAACCGCAGCTATCGACCCCTTCACTGCCCACGTCGAGGGGCTCGGTGTCTTCCCCTCGCTGCAGTATATTAGCGTCCTCTGGGCGGGCGTCTCCGCTGGAGCTGACGAACTCACCGCGCTCCACGAGGCAGTCGAACCACGGCTCGTCGGTCTGGGATTCGACGCCGACGACCACGAGTTCACCCCACACGTCACGCTCGCGCGAATGGACCACGCAGGCGGCAAGGAGCTGGTCCAGCAGGGCGTCCGCGAACTCGACCCAGTCGTCGGCGAGTGGACCGTCGAGGAGGTTCGGCTGACCGAAAGCGAGTTGACGCCCGACGGCCCGGAGTACTCGACGGTTCGGCGGTTCGAGCTGTGATCGCTTGCCCAGTGCACTGTCCGAGTGTATACAATATCACATTGTAACATTGTTTACAACGTCACATGGCGGTCGAGAGGGTGCGCATCTGGGCTCTGCGCTCGTACTAGCTACTCCTCCTGCTTGCCCCTAGCTACCCCTCCCGACAGACTGCGTCCGCGAGCGCGGGCAGCACCTCGGTGACGTCCGCCCGAAAATCGTAGTCGGCGCTGGCGGTAAAGGGCGTCAGATCGTAGTTCACGACTGCGAGCGCCGCGCCGTCACGACGAGTAGGGAGCGAGGCGGCAGGCTGTACCTGCAGGGAGGAGCCAGCAACGATGAGCACGTCACTGTCGGCGACGAGTTCCCGGGCGGTCGAGAGCGCGGACGGAGCGAGGTCCTCGCCGAACAGCACGACGTCGGGTTTGTAGATCCCACCACACTCGCAGGTCGGCGGGCCGTCGCCGTCGTCGACGAGACCGAACGCCCACTCGGCGTCCCGCTGTGTCCCACAGTCCTCACAGACCACCCGCCGGGCGTTCCCGTGCAACTCGATCAGCCGCTCGGATCCGGCTTCGGCGTGGAGTCCGTCGGTGTTCTGCGTGATTACTGCTGTGAGTGGTCCTTCCCGTTCGAGCTGGAACAGCGCGTCGTGGGCCGCGTTCGGCGCGACATCGTCGGGCAGCATTCGCTCCTGAAGTCGCAAGCGGTCCTCCCAGAACCCCCCGGGATCGCGTCTGAACCGACGCAGATGAAACGACTGGGGGTCGAACTCCTCGCCCCAGATGCCGTCCTCGCCGCGAAAGGAGGGGATCCCCGATGCGGTGCTCAGACCGGCACCGGTCAGGGCGACCGCCGCGTCGGCTGCCCGCAGGTCGTCCGCGAGATCGGCTATCCGGTCGTCCATAGTCGACTGTTGGTGACGGCGATTGAAAGATGCGATGCTGGACGGTTCCCCGCGGCAGATTGATTGCTGTCTGGGGCCAATGGGTCATACTTGACTATCACGATGCTCACACCCGATCTCCTCACCGACTACGACGCGAACGTTCCGACTGAGACAGCGACAGCGACGTTCGGCCTCGGCTGTTTCTGGGGCCCCGACGCCGCGGCAGGTTCGATCGACGGCATCGTGCGGACGCGCGTGGGCTACGCCGGTGGAACGAAGCCCGATCCGTCCTACGAAGTGATCGGCGACCACACCGAGGTCGTCCAGATCGAGTACGATCCCGATACGGTTTCGTTCAGCGACCTCGTCAAGTGGGCGTTCACGGAGCACCATCCCCCCACCCAGGCGGAGAAACGCCAGTACCAGAACATCGCCTTTACCGAGACGCCGACCCAGCGCGATCAACTTCGGCGGTTTCTGGACGGCAGCGAGTGGACCGAAGACCAGATCGAGACCCGGCTCGAATCGCTTGACGCGTTCACCCTCGCCGAGGACTACCATCAGAAGTTTCAGCTCCGTGGAACGCGCTGGATCACCGATGCCTTCGAGGAGGCGGGCTACGACGCCGCGGCCGTCAGGGAATCGCCCGCCGCAGCGAAGCTAAACGCCCACGTTGCCGGACACGACGTGACGTTTCCCGGCCTCCAGCAGTCGTACGAGCCCAGTCGGTGAGAGCACGAGTGGTGTGTCCCCCAGTGCGTGGAGGTGCGCCCCCACGATTAACGAGCTGTGCCGTGGTATCTCACGGCATGTCGC is part of the Natranaeroarchaeum aerophilus genome and harbors:
- a CDS encoding tetratricopeptide repeat protein, whose protein sequence is MTDPADDPKEDHEFSEGQGFSGEYDEFDLDPPELDIDPDKVDPVDSRVIPDLLDEETTANDAVDANALLDVGLNYMGINRYEQATETFERAARFAEDELIEQESWVNKGVAHAELEEWDAAMGAYQEAISMDGDSEHAATAETNLAYALWESGRSEQALEHAERAVEIDQRFAEAWYNRGFLLLERGLAEDALNALDNAIRLGMRNQVTLEEKARALEELGEYDEAEEIAEEAEDMRRQAEEEMVGEELGQ
- a CDS encoding ABC transporter permease subunit, with the protein product MSVPTVARKDFEDAVRSQMLWSMTGLLVGLIVLIYGAVRYFEGSAPADELAAILALPMQVIVPLAALIVGYMAIVGERRSGSIKILLSLPPTREDVVAGKLLGRAGVVATAVLAAFAVALVLGLVLFGEVAVGELFGLAVATLLLGFAFVGIAVGFSAAVASRGRAMAGVVGTYLVFLGFWDVLVGGIYRLATGAFPPGIIPMDGRIEPWALALQRLNPMEAYGVVASGLMDQQVFPLTLQFPIGVNVVGNEPLEDVVIGEVPFYLSEWFSAVVLLAWFVVPVALGYLRFRNADLG
- the thpR gene encoding RNA 2',3'-cyclic phosphodiesterase; this encodes MSKRLFVSVDLPDELADEVAAVQEEFREASGLRFTDPEQAHLTLFFLGDVAPDRVTTVESALTEAVETAAIDPFTAHVEGLGVFPSLQYISVLWAGVSAGADELTALHEAVEPRLVGLGFDADDHEFTPHVTLARMDHAGGKELVQQGVRELDPVVGEWTVEEVRLTESELTPDGPEYSTVRRFEL
- a CDS encoding SIR2 family NAD-dependent protein deacylase encodes the protein MDDRIADLADDLRAADAAVALTGAGLSTASGIPSFRGEDGIWGEEFDPQSFHLRRFRRDPGGFWEDRLRLQERMLPDDVAPNAAHDALFQLEREGPLTAVITQNTDGLHAEAGSERLIELHGNARRVVCEDCGTQRDAEWAFGLVDDGDGPPTCECGGIYKPDVVLFGEDLAPSALSTARELVADSDVLIVAGSSLQVQPAASLPTRRDGAALAVVNYDLTPFTASADYDFRADVTEVLPALADAVCREG
- a CDS encoding DUF424 domain-containing protein, with translation MIVSERTTEKGLLVTVCDPETLGETYENGDISLTVTEEFYGGEDVGEDEVVDSLSRATIANIVGTEAVELAIEHGYVDEANVLELESTLHAQVLRLA
- a CDS encoding peptide-methionine (S)-S-oxide reductase MsrA; the encoded protein is MLTPDLLTDYDANVPTETATATFGLGCFWGPDAAAGSIDGIVRTRVGYAGGTKPDPSYEVIGDHTEVVQIEYDPDTVSFSDLVKWAFTEHHPPTQAEKRQYQNIAFTETPTQRDQLRRFLDGSEWTEDQIETRLESLDAFTLAEDYHQKFQLRGTRWITDAFEEAGYDAAAVRESPAAAKLNAHVAGHDVTFPGLQQSYEPSR